A window from Thermodesulfobacteriota bacterium encodes these proteins:
- a CDS encoding YcaO-like family protein: MITYELRLTTTASGAGFFSCFPLDNPGFEECLSYLHSHPNDEFMHKHLLSIIRSFSKEALSKMIEKSKQNDKIMAALVFEACLVYEKFFHLRNQFSPVEKKQLLAYTPLIFMKSQQQNDQTLHSKWNRLFDANILAHHPLPSPKKVGLQLPFSQKALSSTTHDNVSINELYQTMSVKTPPGNAALPSAEETARHAIEKLSTADLLAGAEMRHQSSLSPYALLRNWHVKLSVKNRRHHFSLSGIQTAYGKGFSLWAARASYAMEIVERCSSFTNVGAAGALGYITDYPLIFAGFDELQKRDMTVLNPNALNLEVPYHNEPLHWLECQRYSGGKYEPVLIPAQSVFLFSNLDEMNLFSGLGSTGFASGNSIEQAKINALLEMIERDAEATTPYDPSGCFKIETDDPQLATLLSDYHAKGIEVRFQDITSSLGVPCYKCFVVMQDKSVVKGTGAHLNGKQALLSAMAETPYPYPIGPPSGSGPDHLPVRNLEILPDYSLGSVTADLKFIETLLAGHGYFPVYIDLTRQDLLIPVIRVLLPGMELMADFDCFSRVSPRLFNNYVQMF, translated from the coding sequence ATGATAACATATGAGCTGCGCCTAACGACTACTGCTTCAGGAGCAGGGTTCTTTTCATGTTTTCCACTCGATAATCCCGGGTTTGAAGAATGCCTCTCATATCTGCATTCCCATCCCAATGATGAATTCATGCACAAACATCTGCTTTCAATCATCCGTTCTTTCAGCAAAGAAGCCCTATCCAAGATGATTGAAAAATCAAAACAAAACGACAAGATCATGGCCGCCCTCGTATTTGAAGCATGCCTTGTTTATGAAAAATTCTTCCATTTAAGGAACCAATTTAGTCCGGTTGAAAAAAAGCAATTGCTTGCATACACCCCGCTTATATTCATGAAGTCCCAGCAGCAAAACGACCAGACCCTTCATTCTAAATGGAACCGACTTTTTGATGCAAATATTTTGGCACATCACCCTTTGCCCTCCCCTAAAAAAGTTGGATTGCAACTGCCCTTTTCCCAAAAGGCTCTTTCCAGCACAACGCATGACAATGTTAGTATTAATGAACTTTACCAAACCATGTCCGTAAAAACACCTCCGGGAAATGCAGCCTTACCTTCTGCTGAAGAAACAGCCAGACATGCCATTGAAAAACTATCAACCGCCGACCTGCTCGCAGGAGCCGAAATGCGACATCAGTCTTCTTTAAGCCCATACGCATTGTTAAGAAATTGGCATGTAAAACTTTCGGTCAAAAACAGACGACACCATTTTTCCCTGTCAGGAATACAAACCGCTTATGGCAAGGGGTTTTCTCTGTGGGCGGCCAGGGCTTCTTATGCCATGGAAATTGTTGAGCGATGTTCATCATTTACAAATGTCGGTGCCGCCGGTGCCCTTGGATATATCACGGATTATCCTTTGATATTTGCCGGCTTTGATGAACTACAAAAAAGAGATATGACTGTGTTGAACCCCAACGCTTTAAATCTAGAAGTACCCTATCATAACGAACCATTGCACTGGCTTGAATGTCAACGGTATAGTGGTGGTAAGTACGAGCCCGTCCTCATTCCGGCGCAAAGCGTATTTTTATTCAGCAACCTTGATGAAATGAATCTTTTCAGCGGGCTCGGGTCAACCGGTTTTGCTTCAGGGAACAGTATTGAACAGGCAAAAATCAATGCCCTGCTGGAAATGATCGAAAGGGATGCAGAGGCCACCACCCCGTATGATCCGTCTGGTTGCTTTAAAATTGAAACAGATGACCCACAGCTGGCAACCCTTTTGTCCGATTACCATGCAAAGGGAATTGAAGTGCGGTTTCAGGATATTACCTCTTCATTGGGGGTCCCCTGCTATAAATGCTTTGTAGTCATGCAGGATAAATCGGTGGTGAAGGGAACCGGTGCACATTTAAATGGTAAACAAGCACTGTTATCCGCAATGGCGGAAACGCCCTACCCGTATCCTATTGGGCCACCATCCGGATCAGGCCCTGATCATCTTCCTGTACGAAACCTGGAAATTCTTCCTGATTATTCTTTGGGGAGCGTAACTGCGGACTTAAAATTTATCGAAACCCTTCTTGCAGGGCATGGCTATTTTCCGGTTTATATTGATCTGACCAGGCAAGATCTTTTAATTCCGGTAATACGGGTTTTGCTGCCCGGAATGGAACTGATGGCCGATTTTGACTGCTTCTCCCGGGTCAGTCCACGGCTTTTCAACAATTATGTTCAAATGTTTTAG
- a CDS encoding cytochrome c3 family protein, giving the protein MQKKLFVIAVIVGISALFITAGIYAGTKAPDVIKMENKAYKKHKKGIIMFSHKKHIDEYKAGCGECHHDDKGKPLNNLKDGDNVQSCIECHKKPGERPKGKGAPKLSKKQRLDYHAEALHYNCKGCHKKFNKKTKTKKAPTTCTKCHPKKKK; this is encoded by the coding sequence ATGCAAAAAAAGCTATTTGTCATAGCAGTGATTGTCGGAATTTCAGCGCTGTTTATCACAGCCGGTATTTATGCTGGAACCAAAGCTCCCGATGTGATCAAAATGGAAAACAAGGCCTATAAGAAGCATAAAAAAGGGATCATCATGTTTTCCCATAAGAAACACATCGATGAATACAAGGCCGGTTGCGGGGAATGTCACCACGATGACAAAGGTAAACCCCTTAACAATTTAAAGGACGGCGACAACGTCCAAAGCTGTATAGAATGTCACAAGAAACCCGGGGAAAGACCCAAGGGGAAAGGAGCCCCCAAGCTTTCAAAAAAACAACGCCTGGATTACCATGCCGAGGCGCTGCACTACAACTGTAAGGGTTGCCATAAGAAATTTAATAAAAAGACCAAAACCAAAAAGGCACCCACCACCTGTACAAAGTGCCATCCCAAGAAAAAGAAATAG
- the tatC gene encoding twin-arginine translocase subunit TatC, with the protein MTEEGKLPFTGHLDELRKRLINIFIAVGIGFVASYAFKEKLFDILVHPLVTVMKPGDTLIFTGLPEAFFTYLKVAFLSGIMLAAPVIIYQFWMFVAPGLYEKERRILIPIVFLSSVFFIGGSLFGYFIVFPWGFKFFLGFATETIRPLPSMKEYLSFSAKLLLAFGLVFELPLILTFLARLGLVSVDFLKKHRKYALLLFFAGAAILTPPDVVTQIMMALPLMILYEISIIGARIFGKKKPEEVKEKDAEDTKTEGEG; encoded by the coding sequence ATGACTGAGGAAGGAAAGCTCCCCTTTACCGGCCACCTGGATGAACTGAGAAAGCGCCTGATTAACATCTTTATCGCCGTCGGCATTGGTTTTGTTGCCTCTTATGCCTTTAAGGAAAAGTTGTTTGACATTCTGGTCCACCCCCTTGTAACCGTAATGAAACCCGGAGACACACTGATTTTTACCGGTCTTCCCGAAGCTTTTTTTACCTACTTAAAGGTGGCTTTTTTGTCCGGGATTATGCTTGCAGCGCCAGTCATCATTTATCAATTCTGGATGTTCGTTGCTCCGGGGCTTTATGAAAAGGAAAGACGAATACTTATTCCTATAGTTTTTCTTTCATCTGTATTTTTTATCGGTGGATCGCTGTTCGGCTATTTCATCGTTTTTCCCTGGGGCTTTAAATTCTTCCTAGGATTTGCCACCGAAACCATCCGACCCCTTCCATCCATGAAAGAATATTTAAGTTTTTCCGCCAAGCTGTTGCTTGCGTTCGGTCTTGTTTTTGAACTCCCTCTGATCCTGACATTTCTCGCCAGGCTTGGCCTGGTTTCCGTCGATTTTTTAAAGAAACACAGAAAGTATGCCCTTCTGCTATTCTTTGCAGGTGCAGCGATATTAACCCCGCCTGATGTGGTGACCCAGATTATGATGGCCCTGCCTCTGATGATTTTGTATGAAATCAGCATCATCGGTGCCAGAATTTTTGGTAAAAAGAAGCCCGAAGAGGTTAAAGAGAAAGATGCAGAAGACACAAAGACAGAAGGGGAAGGATAA